From a region of the Capricornis sumatraensis isolate serow.1 chromosome 22, serow.2, whole genome shotgun sequence genome:
- the LOC138097974 gene encoding olfactory receptor 2G3-like codes for MAMINESLAGDFILVGFSDHPQLEKILFAVVLISYLLTLVGNTAIILISYLDAMLHTRMYYFLTHLSFVDLCFTTSIVPQLLWNLRGPYKTISPSGCAIQLYVSLALGSTECVLLAVMAFDRYAAVCRPLHYATVMHSRLCQSLVGMAWLSGVGNTLIQSTITLRLPRCGNRRIYHFVCEVPAMVKLACVNIHANEVQLFMASLVLLLLPLTLILISYGCIAQAVMRIRSAQAWRKALSTCGSHLLVVTLFYGTITAIYIQPSSSYAHSQGKFITLLYTVVTPTLNPLIYTLRNKDVKGALKRLVQKDRAQQSEKL; via the coding sequence ATGGCGATGATTAATGAGAGTTTGGCAGGGGATTTCATATTGGTGGGCTTCTCCGACCACCCGCAGCTTGAGAAGATCCTCTTTGCAGTTGTGTTAATCTCCTATCTCCTGACACTGGTTGGCAACACAGCAATCATCTTGATCTCTTATCTGGATGCTATGCTCCACACACGCATGTATTATTTTCTTACCCATCTCTCCTTTGTTGACCTCTGCTTTACCACCAGTATCGTTCCCCAACTGCTATGGAACCTCCGTGGTCCATACAAGACCATCAGTCCTTCAGGCTGTGCCATTCAACTCTACGTATCCCTGGCGCTGGGATCCACTGAATGTGTTCTCCTAGCTGTCATGGCGTTTGATCGCTATGCTGCTGTTTGTCGACCACTCCATTATGCCACAGTTATGCACTCACGGCTTTGCCAGTCTCTGGTAGGAATGGCATGGTTGAGTGGAGTGGGCAACACCCTAATTCAGAGCACCATCACCCTTCGGCTGCCCCGCTGTGGGAACCGCAGGATTTACCACTTCGTCTGTGAAGTGCCTGCCATGGTCAAGTTGGCCTGTGTAAACATTCATGCCAATGAGGTGCAGCTCTTCATGGCTTCCTTGgtgcttctcctccttcctctgacACTTATCTTGATCTCATATGGATGCATTGCTCAAGCAGTAATGAGGATCAGGTCAGCTCAAGCCTGGCGAAAAGCCCTTAGCACTTGTGGGTCCCACCTCTTGGTAGTAACTCTCTTCTATGGAACCATCACAGCTATCTATATCCAGCCCAGCAGCTCTTATGCCCACAGTCAAGGAAAGTTCATAACCCTTTTGTATACTGTTGTGACTCCCACCCTTAACCCTCTCATTTACACTCTGAGAAACAAAGATGTAAAGGGGGCTTTAAAGAGGCTGGTACAGAAAGACAGAGCACAGCAGAGTGAGAAACTCTGA